A region of the Candidatus Thorarchaeota archaeon genome:
CCCATAAAAATCTCCTGGCGCCCATCCCGATCTACATCAAACGCTATTGGCGGATTCCATACGGCCCCATTAGTAGCAAAACGCCATTTTTCAGCAGGGATCATAGTTTTTGTGGATGGTAACTGCAGAGAAAAACCACTGGATCCTAGCTGAGGCCCAGTTAAGTTTACAACAAATTTCCAATGCAAATTTTGTGAGACCGTTGCCTGTGTATTTACTACGAGGTCGCCGATGTCAATGCGCGTTTCAGTCCCCATGGTGCCATTCACGAAAATAAATGATATAACAAAAACACATAACAACTTGTAGGTCTTACTGCTGGGAATTTTTCGTTCAATTCTAAACACAATATTTCTCCCCATTTTGTTCATAATCAATGCCCGAACCTCAAATATTGAGAAATTCTCCTACAAAACCATGGACTTTCTCATACACTTATTCTCCTATCTGCTATCGTATCTTCTTGTTTATAATATGAGATAGACATTTGATTTGAGATTTACTACCAAACTCTAGCAGTAACACAGCTAGCAGTAACACAAATCCGTTTCTGGAAGACCAGCAGACTCAAAGTTGGATGGAGATCGACGATTTGCATAATCTGGGCTATGATGGTGATGGCGAAACTATTGCCATTATTGATAGTGGACTTTATCCACACAGTTACTTTACTAGTACCCCCCATACACAAGAGAAAATTAGAAGAAAATACAGAGCAGAAGTCCTTAGGATGTTTGGTTCCTATGCCCGTGGTGAGCAGAGTGTGGAGAGTGATGTGGACATCTTGGTGAGATTCAGAGAAGACGTCACTCTCTTCGACCTGGTGGGGCTTAGAATTCTTAGAAACAAAATTGGGGATTAAAGTGGATATTGTCTCAGAGAGAGCCATAAGACCGGAACTGAGGAGGAAAATCCTAGAAGAGGTTGTATCCTTATGAAACGTGATCACAATCTATTCTTGGTGGACATTCTAGATGCAATCGTAGCTATCGAAAAATTCGAAGGAATGGATTATGAAAAGTTTGTTGGGGATGACAAGACTTCAAGTGCAGTCATTAGAAAGTTTGAGATTTTGGGGGCGACATCAAAGAGTATTCCCACGAGCATCAGGCAAAAGTACCCACAAATCCCATGGAAAAGAATGGCATGGATGAGAAAATAGACTAATTCATGCATATTTTGGTGTTGATCACAAGCTGGTATGGGACGCGATTAATGTTGAACTGCCACAAGACAAATCAGAATTGTTGAAAATTCCAAAAAAATTAGATGTATAAATGGACAAGATCACATCCTTGAACACACGAAATAGGTGAACGTCCTGTCCAATTGAATGCCCCGTCCAGTTTTTCGAGCAATTAAAAAATAAACTGTATGTCACAAGTATGTTTAATGATTAATTTAAGTGAAATAAGAGCTAGAATAAGGCTTATGCTGACAAAGACGACTATGGTCCTCGTGTTTATAGGACGGAGTAATGTTCATGTCAATAGATAAGATAAAAACTCAAATCGAG
Encoded here:
- a CDS encoding nucleotidyltransferase domain-containing protein, producing the protein MEIDDLHNLGYDGDGETIAIIDSGLYPHSYFTSTPHTQEKIRRKYRAEVLRMFGSYARGEQSVESDVDILVRFREDVTLFDLVGLRILRNKIGD